A stretch of the Aspergillus puulaauensis MK2 DNA, chromosome 6, nearly complete sequence genome encodes the following:
- the DHG2 gene encoding SDR family NAD(P)-dependent oxidoreductase (COG:Q;~EggNog:ENOG410PJ9Z;~InterPro:IPR036291,IPR002347;~PFAM:PF08659,PF00106,PF13561;~go_process: GO:0055114 - oxidation-reduction process [Evidence IEA]) codes for MSLPQLLTGKVAAITGGLSGIGRAIALEYLRHGAYVAVNHLGGTGDEPLVAALKKDVANLLTSTKQETSGDRFIIVSGDISKPETGTEFIQKTVQAFGRLDVFVSNAGVCRFEEFLDVTPTLLNHTITTNLTGAFYAVQAAARQMAYSQSPPGGSIIGISSISALVGGGQQTHYTPTKAGVLSLMQSTAVALGKYGIRCNALLPGTIRTQLNDEDMSDPVKREYMEGRIPLGRLGQPPDLAGPAVFLACEGLSGYVTGAQILVDGGLFVNLQ; via the exons ATGTCCCTCCCCCAGCTGCTGACCGGCAAAGTGGCCGCCATCACCGGCGGTCTCTCAGGAATCGGCCGC GCAATTGCACTGGAATACCTCCGGCACGGCGCATACGTCGCCGTAAACCACCTCGGCGGCACAGGCGATGAGCCCCTTGTGGCGGCACTAAAGAAAGACGTCGCAAACCTCCTCACATCCACCAAGCAAGAAACCTCAGGAGACCGATTCATCATCGTATCCGGCGACATCTCCAAACCCGAAACTGGCACCGAGTTTATCCAGAAGACAGTGCAGGCATTCGGGAGACTCGATGTCTTTGTTAGCAATGCTGGTGTTTGTCGGTTTGAGGAGTTTCTTGA CGTCACACCAACCCTCCTCAACCACACCATAACAACCAACCTCACAGGCGCTTTCTATGCCGTGCAAGCCGCCGCACGCCAAATGGCCTACTCACAATCACCCCCCGGCGGCTCTATAATCGGCATCTCGTCAATCTCCGCATTAGTCGGGGGCGGGCAACAAACGCACTACACGCCCACGAAGGCCGGCGTGCTCTCTCTCATGCAGTCAACGGCCGTTGCGCTGGGGAAGTACGGCATCCGGTGTAATGCGCTGCTGCCTGGGACCATCCGGACGCAGCTGAATGACGAGGATATGAGTGATCCAGTGAAGAGGGAGTACATGGAGGGAAGAATTCCGTTGGGGAGATTGGGCCAGCCGCCGGATCTGGCAGGGCCGGCAGTGTTTTTGGCTTGTGAGGGGTTGAGTGGTTATGTG ACTGGAGCGCAGATTTTAGTTGATGGGGGATTGTTTGTGAATCTTCAGTGA
- a CDS encoding 60S ribosomal protein eL27 (COG:J;~EggNog:ENOG410PNDR;~InterPro:IPR041991,IPR001141,IPR008991,IPR018262, IPR038655;~PFAM:PF01777;~go_component: GO:0005840 - ribosome [Evidence IEA];~go_function: GO:0003735 - structural constituent of ribosome [Evidence IEA];~go_process: GO:0006412 - translation [Evidence IEA]), translated as MKFMKVGRVAIITRGRYAGKKVVIVQPQDSGSKAHPFSYAIVAGIERYPLKVTRRMGKKTVEKRSRIKPFIKVVNYNHLMPTRYTLELEGLKGTVSADTFKEVSQREDAKKTIKKALEDRYTSGKNRWFFTPLRF; from the exons ATGAAGT TCATGAAAGTGGGCCGTGTGGCCATCATCACCCGTGGCCGTTACGCCGGTAAGAAG GTTGTCATTGTCCAGCCTCAGGACTCTGGCTCCAAGGCTCACCCCTTCTCTTACGCCATCGTCGCCGGTATCGAGCGCTACCCCCTCAAGGTCACCCGCCGCATGGGTAAGAAGACTGTCGAGAAGCGCAGCCGTATCAAGCCCTTCATCAAGGTCGTCAACTACAACCACTTGATGCCCACCCGTTACACTCTCGAGCTTGAGGGTCTCAAGGGTACCGTTTCCGCCGACACCTTCAAGGAAGTTTCCCAGCGCGAGGACGCCAAGAAGACCATCAAGAAGGCTCTCGAGGACCGATACACCAGCGGCAAGAACCGGTGGTTCTTCACTCCTCTGC GTTTCTAA
- a CDS encoding uncharacterized protein (COG:S;~EggNog:ENOG410PG0R;~InterPro:IPR029687;~go_process: GO:0043001 - Golgi to plasma membrane protein transport [Evidence IEA]) yields the protein MSSHNREGSRDRELVLSRHQTVPMWDSSDPERAPPPLPLNPGSTSPVTKANVSPGIQAVAANFTEKMRENSPSPYTTNPMTPKSPEKSLIKGQFHKRMQSLQNTDTRSEFLNYLENRSPERPLRASFSDQSPKQFEKSALKAESPQDQENSEEPSSLLISNRYLSRPLFGESTPPSATMLALQNMQLPPENEAQVNTKDVDPPSEPKPAQSSSFEFLSNQILSLTDIASNLQREMSQLSRRSKDNATDLVSLKAATNARDEDIRKSLRDLSSNLASKFLDGDTATSSPNSKKSHSVPKMQSPNPFVAAMEREFTASPGPMTDGSASIALLEKVLREMATKEGQEKLLELVDELKARPTSDDSSKSVDNTVTKMLEEILNIVKQDSGTKALVRSRNAGPDLDMNATSARSVDSEQGFARDMGVMHGNHPRVVNRSTSEGQSSTTNEMMDIMKRVRSSVIEGGGMTNEVKALVRELRGEVLGMGRNLASKLEDAERTRAIEDTPRGPGPDEIAHIIDGSLQDLRSHLSAIMNDNKQHSSALNELRAAMDGAEIYSVVQKALDHSSMAQLRDEPEGARMQKEDILEAVREAWETYKPEIELQNFGLERDEILECLSEGLKAYQPQHEQAVTYDQVLAAVQAGIQQFEQPPAITKDEIVHTIQECLQHSQPRSLDDEQLAVIRDEVLHAVTESMTSQSALTRDSFDSGLGRDEILSAVSDGIGAHMLSGKGHDHPSITKEDVTHIINEAFSSQQPVLSREVEPTISRDEILNAITEGLDSQNSIPREIELNKEDLMEAITSGLNEVTANANHGLSEEIMERLQERLDEFKAEVKQRSPVPDADTEQALNSINESITVLRQDVEGYATTASEASGKYEILDTVKEGFRLLQADLEKTITENAIVNRSVGNPDTPELLDAMEKEFEHLRQTLSSLLRSNPSGDKEEILDAIRDISESHKPEKDDSISNMIQREFESLRESLTMSIVPAEQKSEKDDIIAAVQATMESFHAEKSQTTRDIPDMPDKDDIIAAIHATLETSREERAEVKDTIDKDEIITAVQATLEAFHEEKSQVKDSTDKDEILNAIREISESRKASNDEDISKIVQQEFATLRDTLMSSVVPAEQKSDKDDIIAAVQAALESFHEEKDQTRDIGSESAPNTDLKDAFHDGVGILKEDLAKLLERPAELNHSELLDTLRDGLGGLKAEVEALRQSQTASEGNTGSRELTLADEPGKESDIESLRTLISQIQVKVDAIEAAPRSPDLPEDMLKREHMDEVLVGLHELQSSVAGIVARENPAAETSAKKEDTDAIETLLRNTKSQLDEMVFPAPDEIARAEQLGNLEEIVKETKDVVTEVYGRLESECPTKADIGTLETLLKDMWLALDESKSKEGEKEGEGEEDAQRSIETEAEKLVKSDLQTVEAMIFEVKTQVEELKLPDVEALPTKSEIQEIATLMNEFKEKLEADQELTGQGFEARKIEHAGLAERIEEAKTVVEGLGEELKSKLDGSHEGLSELKQLLEGLATSAESFTTVENVNELTELINREFERARGEQDATKLEKEERDAAVLVKHDETKAAIIVELGNKIDEKLSEIIAKYDEAQYSVDSKFTEAAERGNEHLEAVTNTKSLAEDIKLVIGSMGDSVNEACERMSADAKTFFEKVDVSYNKMEEMHNEVKTQQEQARSDAERAAAATERVETKLHEFHPQVLESIQQILSIVGQHYDHAKETAQDLKMDLSVLPTTIPQMLPALPPPESEKYDDRELHEKLNNIMEHSKGSQVQDTLNVLIERVTSDQVHDKLDQLLNKTSSTNGEIYAKMNELLGHAAKGPIHDKLDTLIGHATNTDQSVHQMMKLDEMHKDIMDTSRKMNEMLTAQSALVAEDTERRRKEAEEAAVALERRTAQREQIEAEILNLKDEKESMLAMIQRLKTEKDGLAAHNAKLNKEVSGLETALELRHEEMQVMEERADSLEKRILEGVLDHARTVLLNRPSSTHSLSMKKVRGGTRARNSSVSSTTSTAKGAPSVLGSSIGLAMKKRAQAASQTTSSAAPAANKERRILSLSHVTGNRGLADRQSGTPSGLTNLKRSQSVKSNFSYRKSSWGGRSSVANKENDFPEVFPEEEENRSEDGSDTGTERRTSYTGSYADSMSYGPGSVVSTNRQVSTTSTTTGTVTTSPQSAIDEDDEGEEDRTTERDENDAPEEDVKADEPEDNPQYEELDAEASKMVLYAPPSDSGLGSEITSTAG from the exons ATGTCTTCGCATAACCGTGAGGGTTCCCGCGATCGGGAGCTGGTCCTCAGCAGACACCAGACTGTGCCCAT GTGGGACAGTTCTGATCCAGAGCgggcaccaccaccactaccatTGAACCCTGGCTCGACGAGTCCGGTAACCAAAGCAAATGTCTCCCCAGGTATCCAGGCGGTAGCAGCAAACTTCACAGAAAAGATGCGCGAGAACTCCCCCAGCCCATACACTACCAACCCTATGACGCCTAAGTCACCAGAGAAGTCCCTCATTAAGGGCCAATTCCACAAGCGGATGCAGTCGCTGCAGAACACCGATACGCGCTCAGAATTCTTGAACTACCTGGAGAACCGGTCACCAGAGCGCCCACTGCGCGCATCATTTTCTGATCAAAGCCCAAAACAGTTTGAGAAGAGCGCACTCAAGGCTGAGAGTCCGCAAGATCAAGAGAACTCAGAAGAACCTTCGAGTCTACTCATCTCTAACCGCTACCTTTCTAGGCCGCTCTTTGGCGAAAGTACACCTCCTTCTGCTACAATGCTTGCTCTACAGAACATGCAATTACCTCCTGAAAACGAGGCGCAGGTAAACACCAAAGATGTCGATCCGCCTTCAGAGCCCAAACCTGCGCAGTCCAGTAGCTTCGAATTTTTGTCGAACCAAATCCTCAGCCTCACAGATATCGCCAGCAATCTCCAGCGCGAGATGTCGCAGCTGAGTCGACGGAGCAAAGACAATGCTACGGATTTAGTCAGCCTCAAAGCTGCAACTAACGCCCGCGACGAGGACATTCGGAAAAGCCTTCGTGATTTGTCCTCGAACCTGGCTTCCAAGTTCCTGGACGGTGACACTGCCACAAG TTCTCCAAACTCGAAGAAGAGTCACTCTGTCCCGAAAATGCAAAGCCCTAATCCTTTCGTTGCGGCTATGGAACGTGAATTTACCGCTTCTCCTGGCCCTATGACAGACGGATCTGCTAGTATCGCCCTGTTAGAGAAGGTTCTGCGAGAGATGGCAACAAAGGAAGGACAGGAAAAACTCTTAGAGCTCGTGGACGAACTCAAAGCTCGCCCAACCTCCGATGATTCCAGCAAGAGCGTCGACAACACGGTGACGAAAATGCTGGAGGAAATCCTCAATATCGTAAAACAGGACTCCGGAACCAAGGCTCTCGTGCGCTCGCGAAACGCAGGTCCTGACCTAGATATGAATGCCACCTCTGCACGGTCTGTCGACTCGGAGCAGGGCTTTGCACGCGACATGGGCGTTATGCACGGAAACCACCCACGTGTCGTCAACCGTTCTACATCTGAAGGGCAGAGCTCCACTACGAACGAAATGATGGATATAATGAAACGTGTCAGAAGCAGTGTCATTGAAGGGGGTGGAATGACAAATGAGGTGAAGGCTCTAGTGCGAGAACTCCGTGGAGAAGTTCTGGGAATGGGTAGAAACCTAGCCAGCAAGTTGGAGGACGCTGAGCGTACTCGAGCTATTGAGGACACACCCAGAGGGCCCGGGCCCGACGAAATCGCCCATATCATCGACGGCAGCCTACAGGACCTTCGCTCTCATTTGAGCGCCATTATGAACGACAACAAGCAACATTCCTCTGCGCTTAACGAATTACGAGCTGCTATGGACGGCGCCGAAATATACTCGGTCGTCCAGAAGGCTTTGGACCATTCTAGCATGGCTCAGCTCCGTGATGAGCCGGAAGGTGCTCGGATGCAAAAGGAGGACATCCTCGAAGCAGTCCGAGAGGCCTGGGAGACGTATAAACCGGAAATTGAGCTGCAGAACTTCGGTCTTGAGCGAGATGAGATCCTTGAGTGTCTCTCGGAGGGTCTCAAAGCCTACCAACCACAGCATGAGCAAGCTGTTACGTACGACCAGGTCCTGGCGGCGGTTCAGGCTGGAATACAACAATTCGAGCAGCCTCCGGCAATTACAAAAGACGAAATCGTCCACACTATTCAAGAGTGTCTCCAGCATTCTCAGCCTCGTTCTTTGGATGATGAACAGCTGGCTGTCATTCGAGACGAAGTACTACACGCAGTCACTGAATCCATGACATCTCAGAGTGCCCTTACAAGAGATTCTTTCGACTCGGGTCTCGGGCGTGATGAGATTCTGAGCGCCGTGTCTGATGGGATTGGAGCACATATGCTCTCAGGAAAGGGTCACGACCACCCATCAATTACAAAGGAAGATGTCACCCACATTATCAACGAGGCTTTCTCCTCCCAGCAGCCTGTCCTTTCTCGAGAAGTCGAACCAACCATTTCCCGCGATGAAATTCTCAACGCCATTACAGAAGGCCTCGACAGTCAAAACTCAATTCCCAGGGAAATTGAACTGAACAAAGAGGATCTGATGGAAGCTATCACTTCAGGTCTCAACGAGGTAACTGCGAACGCCAATCACGGTCTAAGCGAAGAAATCATGGAGCGACTTCAAGAGCGACTTGACGAGTTCAAGGCGGAAGTGAAACAGCGATCCCCCGTACCAGATGCAGACACAGAACAGGCCCTGAATTCTATCAATGAAAGCATTACCGTTTTGCGCCAGGACGTTGAAGGGTATGCCACGACTGCGTCAGAGGCATCTGGGAAGTACGAGATCCTGGATACGGTCAAGGAAGGCTTCCGCCTACTCCAGGCAGATTTGGAGAAGACGATAACGGAAAACGCTATTGTGAACAGATCTGTGGGCAACCCGGACACGCCTGAGCTCCTCGACGCCATGGAAAAGGAGTTCGAACACCTCCGCCAGACTTTGAGCTCTTTGCTTCGAAGCAATCCTTCGGGGGATAAGGAAGAAATCCTCGATGCTATTCGAGATATCTCTGAAAGCCATAAACCCGAGAAAGACGATAGTATCTCGAATATGATACAGCGCGAGTTCGAAAGCCTGCGTGAGTCTTTGACGATGAGTATCGTTCCTGCAGAGCAGAAGAGTGAAAAGGATGACATTATCGCCGCTGTTCAAGCTACTATGGAATCATTCCATGCGGAAAAGAGTCAGACCACCAGGGATATTCCCGATATGCCTGATAAGGACGACATTATCGCTGCTATCCATGCCACTCTAGAAACTTCTCGTGAGGAGAGAGCTGAAGTCAAGGACACGATTGACAAGGACGAGATTATCACAGCCGTCCAAGCGACTCTCGAGGCTTTCCACGAGGAGAAGAGCCAAGTCAAGGATAGTACCGACAAAGACGAAATACTCAACGCTATCCGTGAGATCTCAGAGAGTCGCAAGGCGAGCAACGATGAAGATATCTCCAAGATAGTCCAGCAGGAGTTTGCAACCCTACGTGATACACTGATGAGTAGCGTTGTTCCGGCGGAGCAAAAGAGCGATAAGGATGATATTATAGCTGCTGTTCAAGCTGCCTTGGAATCTTTCcacgaggagaaggatcAGACCAGGGACATCGGTAGTGAGAGCGCTCCCAACACAGACCTCAAGGACGCATTCCACGATGGCGTTGGTATTCTTAAAGAAGACCTTGCAAAACTTCTCGAGCGACCAGCCGAGCTCAACCACTCAGAGCTCCTTGACACGCTAAGGGATGGCCTAGGCGGCCTTAAAGCTGAAGTCGAAGCGCTCCGCCAGTCCCAGACAGCGTCGGAGGGGAACACTGGCTCGCGAGAATTGACGCTTGCCGATGAACCCGGCAAGGAAAGTGACATTGAGTCACTCAGAACTCTTATTTCCCAGATTCAAGTCAAGGTCGACGCTATCGAAGCCGCTCCACGATCTCCGGATTTACCCGAGGACATGCTAAAGAGGGAGCATATGGACGAGGTTTTGGTAGGACTGCACGAACTTCAGAGCTCTGTGGCTGGCATTGTCGCTCGTGAGAATCCTGCGGCTGAAACATCCGCTAAGAAGGAGGACACCGACGCCATCGAGACACTCCTTCGAAATACGAAATCTCAGCTCGACGAGATGGTGTTCCCCGCGCCTGATGAGATAGCGCGTGCTGAACAACTAGGAAACCTCGAAGAGATTGTCAAGGAAACCAAGGATGTCGTCACCGAAGTTTATGGCCGCCTTGAATCCGAATGTCCGACAAAGGCTGACATCGGTACCCTGGAAACACTCTTGAAGGACATGTGGCTTGCTCTCGATGAATCTAAGAGCAAAGAAGgcgaaaaagaaggagagggggaggaagacgCCCAGAGGAGCATCGAGACTGAGGCTGAGAAATTGGTCAAATCAGACTTGCAGACAGTCGAGGCTATGATCTTTGAAGTCAAAACTCAAGTCGAAGAGCTCAAGCTGCCAGATGTCGAAGCCCTCCCCACGAAGAGCGAAATTCAGGAGATCGCTACTCTTATGAACGAGTTCAAAGAGAAGTTGGAGGCCGACCAGGAGCTAACTGGGCAAGGATTCGAAGCACGAAAGATCGAACACGCTGGTTTAGCTGAGAGGATCGAAGAGGCTAAGACTGTTGTCGAGGGCCTCGGGGAGGAGCTCAAAAGCAAACTCGACGGCAGCCACGAAGGACTTTCAGAGCTCAAACAACTCCTGGAGGGCCTCGCCACCTCTGCGGAAAGCTTCACCACTGTTGAGAATGTCAATGAGCTCACTGAGCTCATCAACCGCGAGTTTGAGCGTGCACGCGGTGAACAGGATGCCACCAAACTCGAAAAAGAGGAGCGAGATGCTGCTGTCCTTGTTAAGCATGATGAGACAAAGGCCGCTATTATCGTTGAGCTCGGTAATAAAATTGACGAGAAGCTCAGTGAGATCATCGCCAAGTATGATGAAGCCCAATATTCGGTGGATAGCAAGTTCACAGAAGCCGCCGAGCGTGGCAATGAGCACCTTGAAGCCGTGACAAATACGAAATCTCTGGCAGAAGATATCAAACTTGTCATCGGCTCCATGGGCGACAGCGTCAATGAGGCATGTGAGCGGATGAGCGCCGATGCGAAGACATTCTTCGAGAAAGTCGATGTCTCGTACaacaagatggaggagatgcaCAACGAGGTCAAAACACAGCAAGAGCAGGCGCGGTCTGACGCTGAACGGGCGGCTGCTGCTACTGAGCGTGTTGAGACCAAGCTACACGAGTTCCATCCTCAGGTTCTGGAATCTATTCAGCAAATCCTTTCTATTGTCGGTCAACATTACGACCACGCCAAAGAAACTGCACAAGACCTCAAGATGGATCTATCCGTCCTCCCCACAACCATTCCTCAAATGCTGCCCGCTTTACCGCCCCCCGAGTCGGAAAAATACGATGACAGAGAACTGCACGAGAAATTGAACAACATTATGGAGCACTCGAAGGGCAGCCAGGTTCAAGATACGCTCAATGTTCTGATTGAGCGTGTTACCTCTGATCAAGTGCACGATAAACTGGATCAGCTCCTAAATAAAACATCCAGCACCAACGGTGAAATTTATGCGAAGATGAATGAACTACTTGGCCATGCGGCGAAAGGTCCAATTCACGATAAACTCGACACGCTCATTGGCCATGCGACAAATACCGACCAATCCGTCCACCAGATGATGAAGCTTGACGAGATGCACAAGGATATTATGGACACATCACGCAAAATGAACGAGATGCTAACCGCACAATCAGCTCTTGTGGCGGAGGACACTGAACGCAGGCGCaaggaggctgaagaggcCGCCGTTGCTCTAGAGCGCAGAACGGCACAGCGAGAACAGATTGAGGCAGAAATCCTCAATCTcaaggatgaaaaggaaTCTATGCTAGCCATGATTCAAAGACTCAAAACCGAGAAAGACGGACTTGCTGCCCATAATGCTAAGCTCAACAAGGAAGTGTCCGGTCTGGAAACTGCTCTCGAGCTGCGTCACGAAGAGATGCAAGTCATGGAAGAGCGTGCCGACAGCTTGGAGAAACGAATCCTGGAGGGTGTGCTTGATCATGCTCGTACTGTTCTTCTTAACCGACCCAGCAGCACGCACAGTTTATCTATGAAGAAGGTACGCGGTGGCACACGAGCCCGTAATTCCAGTGTTTCAAGCACTACAAGCACCGCCAAGGGTGCTCCCAGCGTTCTCGGCAGCAGCATTGGACTGGCAATGAAAAAGCGAGCTCAGGCGGCGTCACAGACAACATCTAGCGCTGCACCAGCCGCGAATAAGGAAAGGAGAATACTCAGTCTCAGTCACGTTACGGGGAACCGTGGGTTAGCGGACAGGCAGTCAGGCACACCCAGCGGTCTTACGAATCTCAAGCGGAGCCAGTCGGTCAAATCCAACTTCTCTTACCGCAAGTCTTCATGGGGTGGTAGGAGCTCAGTGGCCAACAAAGAGAATGACTTCCCTGAAGTCTtccctgaagaagaagagaatcGAAGCGAAGATGGGAGTGATACCGGGACGGAAAGGAGGACGAGCTACACGGGAAGCTACGCCGACAGCATGTCATACGGCCCAGGAAGTGTTGTCTCAACGAATCGGCAGGTCAGCACAACCAGCACTACCACCGGGACGGTCACTACCAGTCCGCAGTCCGCTatagatgaggatgatgaaggtgaagaggacCGAACGACGGAGAGAGATGAAAATGACGCCCCGGAGGAAGATGTCAAGGCAGATGAGCCTGAGGACAATCCGCAATATGAGGAACTAGATGCAGAGGCATCTAAAATGGTGCTTTATGCGCCTCCTAGTGACAGCGGACTTGGCTCAGAGATCACGAGCACAGCGGGCTGA
- a CDS encoding TLC domain-containing protein (COG:T;~EggNog:ENOG410PHUM;~InterPro:IPR006634;~PFAM:PF03798;~TransMembrane:7 (o35-53i73-95o110-129i136-160o166-187i199-219o289-309i);~go_component: GO:0016021 - integral component of membrane [Evidence IEA]), whose translation MLDPVPPPPAWLREAVEPWALRFSLPVLADHCHEVITVFIVYLFIHYVLSPWLSAKLFPRHYPNLNKRTQLNWNVHVVSLVQSTFICAVALWVLFTDEERMSMSSGERVIGYSGACALISSLAVGYFIYDLIVSAIYVKLFGIGMLFHAISALWVFSFGFRPFVNFYAPTFILYELSSPFLNIHWFLDKLNMTGSSLQWYNGMALLVVFFFCRLFWGTWQSAIIYMDMFDAVRQTWAAGPSSPLNPVNISAQIFQARGDGSLCINEACVRANAEIIKYSNYTAGGVPTWLVATYITSNLILNGLNYYWFSKMIETVMKRFRPSPAPKDASVKDQKNPTEHNKENSSMEDLAQQAVLDAASKLEQEEGSLFLGDVNQSAASGIDAGLSDLRNRKT comes from the exons ATGCTAGACCCAGTCCCACCTCCCCCTGCGTGGTTGCGGGAGGCTGTCGAGCCGTGGGCTTTGCGTTTCAGCCTGCCTGTTCTAGCAGATCACTGTCATGAAGTCATCACTGTCTTCATTGTTTACCTCTTTATCCATTACGTCCTCTCGCCATGGCTTTCTGCGAAGCTATTCCCACGTCACTACCCCAATCTCAATAAGCGTACGCAGCTTAACTGGAATGTCCACGTTGTGTCGCTAGTCCAAAGCACTTTCATATGTGCTGTCGCCCTATGGGTGCTATTCACAGATGAAGAGAGAATGTCTATGTCTTCTGGGGAGCGAGTCATCGGATATAGTGGGGCATGTGCTTTGATTAGCTCCCTTGCAGTGGGATACTTCATCTATGACCTGATTGTCAGCGCCATCTATGTCAAATTGTTCGGTATTGGCATGCTCTTCCATGCGATTTCTGCGCTCTGGGTGTTCAGCTTTGGATTC AGACCTTTTGTTAACTTCTATGCTCCCACATTTATCCTTTATGAACTCTCTAGCCCCTTCCTCAATATACACTGGTTCCTGGACAAGCTCAACATGACCGGTTCATCCCTACAATGGTACAACGGCATGGCACTTCTCGTtgtgttcttcttctgtcgtCTCTTCTGGGGAACCTGGCAGTCTGCAATCATCTATATGGATATGTTCGATGCTGTCAGACAAACCTGGGCCGCCggtccttcctctccgctCAACCCTGTCAACATCTCCGCACAGATTTTCCAAGCCCGCGGCGATGGGTCACTCTGCATCAACGAGGCTTGCGTTAGGGCCAACGCGGAAATAATCAAGTACTCCAACTATACTGCCGGTGGAGTTCCCACCTGGCTGGTCGCTACCTATATCACCTCCAACTTGATCCTCAACGGCCTCAATTACTACTGGTTCTCAAAGATGATTGAGACCGTCATGAAACGCTTCCGCCCCTCTCCTGCACCCAAGGACGCTTCAGTCAAGGATCAAAAGAACCCCACGGAGCACAACAAGGAGAACAGCTCGATGGAGGACCTCGCGCAACAGGCGGTTCTTGATGCCGCGTCCAAGTTGGAACAGGAAGAAGGAAGCTTATTTCTAGGTGATGTCAACCAATCAGCTGCCTCGGGAATTGATGCTGGTCTTTCGGATCTACGAAACAGGAAGACTTAA